One window of the Leptotrichia massiliensis genome contains the following:
- a CDS encoding M13 family metallopeptidase — translation MKKLLTVSLFLASINLIYAENENYGYEDLSVKRTSQKEAKPVQPAPKQMGFWDFYEKQQAKLLKDNDKKLFDELSPTIKAKDDFYDYVNEEWTKKTQIPSTKPAWGSFYELNEKNQDFLRNLINELKNKSSLSADEKKVITLYDSYSDMKKRNEDGLNPIKKDLDRIDAIQNIEDLKKYNIEVTKTGGSEFYGWGVGTDLNDSKNNAIYLGSAGIGLSRDYFQKDTKENRAILEEYTKYVSDILKYADEKDALEKAKKIVAFEKQIANTLLTNEERHDVKKYNNPIKVSDLGTLSKNVDLAQYLKELNVKTDKVIISELNYYKNLDNFVNDANIDIIKDYMKYNLISSAAGILTDDMGKRSFEFFGKYLNGQKERETLEKRALNFTNGSLGEIIGKIYVQRNFSPEAKKNTQQMVDYIKKAMKNRIEKLDWMSAATKKKALEKLAKVNVKIGYPDKWKDYSKMTISSNDTLYEQLKKISEWEYGEELKKVGKPVDKKEWHMDPHTINAYYSPTGNEIVFPAGILQFPFYDYSKSEMASNFGAIGTIIGHELTHAFDVSGAEYDGDGNVKNWWTEEDKLKFDAATKKLERQFSTYSVGDGVNVNGKFTLTENIADLGGLNIAYDALQLYLKDHPNSTKAYADTTNKLFFLSFARMWRQKSTPEYLKNLAKTDSHSPNIFRVNGTLINVDAFHKVFETKPGDKMYKAPEDRIKIW, via the coding sequence ATGAAAAAATTACTTACAGTTTCGTTATTTTTAGCTAGTATTAATTTAATTTATGCAGAAAATGAAAATTATGGATATGAGGATCTTTCAGTAAAAAGAACATCACAAAAAGAAGCAAAACCAGTACAGCCTGCACCTAAACAAATGGGATTCTGGGATTTTTATGAAAAGCAGCAGGCAAAATTGTTAAAGGATAACGATAAAAAGTTATTTGATGAACTCAGTCCAACAATTAAAGCAAAAGATGATTTTTATGACTATGTGAATGAGGAATGGACAAAAAAAACACAGATTCCTAGTACGAAGCCAGCATGGGGTTCCTTTTATGAATTAAATGAGAAAAATCAAGATTTTTTACGTAACCTAATAAATGAATTAAAAAATAAATCATCATTGAGTGCAGATGAAAAGAAGGTTATAACCCTTTATGACAGCTATTCTGATATGAAAAAAAGAAATGAAGATGGATTAAATCCAATAAAAAAAGATTTGGATAGAATAGATGCTATACAGAATATTGAAGATTTGAAGAAATACAATATTGAAGTTACAAAAACTGGTGGTTCTGAATTTTATGGATGGGGTGTAGGAACTGATTTAAATGATTCTAAAAATAATGCAATTTATTTAGGAAGTGCTGGAATTGGACTATCAAGAGATTATTTTCAAAAAGATACAAAGGAAAATAGAGCAATATTGGAAGAATATACAAAATATGTAAGCGATATATTAAAATATGCTGATGAAAAAGATGCTCTTGAAAAAGCCAAAAAGATAGTTGCTTTTGAAAAACAGATTGCGAATACATTATTGACAAATGAAGAACGTCACGATGTAAAAAAATATAATAATCCAATAAAAGTTAGTGACTTAGGTACATTATCTAAAAATGTAGATTTAGCACAATACTTGAAAGAATTAAATGTGAAAACTGATAAAGTTATCATAAGTGAATTGAATTATTATAAAAATTTGGATAACTTTGTAAATGATGCTAATATTGACATAATTAAAGATTATATGAAATATAATTTAATAAGCTCTGCTGCGGGTATCTTAACAGATGACATGGGGAAAAGAAGTTTTGAGTTTTTTGGAAAATATTTAAATGGACAAAAAGAAAGAGAAACGCTTGAAAAAAGAGCATTAAACTTTACAAATGGAAGTTTAGGTGAAATAATAGGAAAAATTTATGTTCAAAGAAACTTCTCGCCAGAAGCTAAAAAAAATACACAACAAATGGTTGATTATATTAAAAAAGCAATGAAAAATAGAATTGAAAAACTGGATTGGATGAGTGCAGCAACTAAGAAAAAAGCACTTGAAAAATTAGCAAAAGTTAATGTGAAAATCGGATATCCTGACAAATGGAAAGATTACAGCAAAATGACAATTTCAAGTAATGATACACTTTATGAACAATTGAAAAAAATAAGTGAATGGGAATATGGAGAAGAATTGAAAAAGGTTGGAAAACCAGTAGACAAGAAAGAATGGCATATGGATCCACATACAATAAATGCATATTATTCTCCAACAGGAAATGAAATAGTCTTTCCAGCTGGAATTTTACAATTTCCATTTTATGATTATAGCAAATCAGAAATGGCAAGTAACTTTGGAGCAATAGGAACTATAATCGGACACGAGCTTACACATGCATTCGATGTATCAGGAGCTGAATATGATGGAGATGGAAATGTAAAAAACTGGTGGACAGAAGAAGATAAGTTAAAATTTGATGCAGCAACTAAAAAATTAGAAAGACAGTTTTCAACTTATTCAGTTGGCGATGGAGTAAATGTTAATGGGAAATTTACATTAACAGAAAATATTGCTGATTTAGGTGGTCTAAATATTGCTTATGATGCATTACAGTTATATTTAAAAGATCATCCAAATTCTACAAAAGCCTATGCTGATACAACAAACAAATTATTCTTCTTAAGTTTTGCAAGAATGTGGCGACAAAAATCTACTCCAGAATATTTAAAAAACTTGGCAAAAACAGATTCACATTCACCAAATATATTTAGGGTAAATGGAACTTTAATAAATGTCGATGCTTTCCATAAAGTATTTGAAACAAAACCAGGAGATAAAATGTACAAAGCCCCAGAAGATAGGATAAAAATCTGGTAA
- a CDS encoding methionine ABC transporter permease: MRFDWIKFLQFQNMAIPLWETIYMVFISTVISLIIGLPIGILLVTSDEKGVKPNKTIHKILDMIIVNITRSIPFIILMVLLIPLSRMLVHKSYGSVAFIVPLSLGSAPFVARIIEGALKEVNDGLIEASKSMGATASEIIFKVMIPEALPALVHGMTLTLISLIGYSAMAGTIGGGGLGNAAVIDGYQRSKPEVMWQATIVIIVLVQIVQFIGNSIVKMLMNKRKRV; the protein is encoded by the coding sequence ATGAGATTTGACTGGATCAAGTTTTTACAATTTCAAAATATGGCTATACCTCTTTGGGAAACAATATACATGGTATTTATTTCCACAGTTATATCATTAATTATCGGACTTCCAATTGGAATTTTACTTGTTACATCTGATGAAAAGGGAGTTAAACCAAATAAAACTATTCATAAGATACTAGATATGATTATTGTAAACATTACAAGATCAATTCCATTTATAATTTTAATGGTTTTATTAATACCGCTTTCACGGATGCTTGTTCACAAATCTTATGGAAGTGTTGCTTTCATTGTTCCACTTTCGCTAGGTTCTGCACCATTTGTGGCAAGAATTATTGAAGGGGCCTTAAAGGAAGTAAATGATGGGCTTATTGAAGCTTCAAAATCAATGGGAGCGACTGCATCTGAAATTATTTTTAAAGTAATGATTCCAGAAGCCTTGCCTGCACTTGTTCATGGAATGACATTGACATTGATTAGTTTAATTGGATATTCTGCAATGGCTGGAACAATCGGTGGTGGTGGACTTGGAAATGCCGCTGTAATTGACGGTTACCAAAGATCTAAGCCCGAAGTGATGTGGCAGGCGACAATTGTTATAATTGTGCTTGTACAAATCGTACAGTTTATTGGAAACAGCATTGTAAAAATGTTGATGAATAAGAGAAAAAGAGTTTAA
- a CDS encoding MetQ/NlpA family ABC transporter substrate-binding protein, producing MKKILSLLLATALFLVACGNKNETKGAADSQGGAAGKTEKLIVGATPIPHAELLNLVKEDLKKEGIDLEVVEFNDYVQPNKALADKSIDANFFQHVPYMEDFGKKNNIELSAVGNIHLEPMALYSKKIKNPNELKNGDTLIIPNDPTNGGRALILLDKAGIIKLKDNTKLDSTPADIAENPKNIKIETLSNEQIAPRLSEVAGAIINSNFAIDAGVTKNEIILIEGKDSPYVNIVTVLKGNENDERVKKLVKALQSEKIKKHIEEKYEGRVIPAF from the coding sequence ATGAAAAAAATATTATCATTGTTATTAGCAACGGCATTATTTTTAGTAGCTTGTGGAAACAAAAATGAAACTAAAGGAGCAGCTGACAGCCAAGGTGGAGCAGCTGGAAAAACTGAAAAATTAATCGTGGGAGCAACTCCTATTCCGCATGCTGAATTATTGAATTTGGTAAAAGAAGACTTGAAAAAGGAAGGAATTGATTTAGAAGTAGTTGAATTTAATGATTATGTTCAGCCAAATAAAGCACTTGCAGACAAAAGTATAGATGCAAACTTTTTCCAACATGTTCCATACATGGAAGATTTCGGTAAGAAAAATAATATTGAATTATCAGCAGTTGGGAATATTCACTTGGAGCCAATGGCTTTATATTCTAAAAAAATAAAAAATCCTAATGAATTAAAAAATGGGGACACTTTGATAATTCCTAACGATCCAACAAATGGAGGTCGTGCATTGATTTTACTTGACAAAGCTGGTATCATAAAATTAAAAGACAACACAAAATTAGATTCTACGCCAGCAGACATTGCTGAAAATCCAAAAAATATTAAAATTGAAACATTATCAAATGAGCAAATTGCACCAAGATTAAGCGAAGTTGCAGGAGCAATCATAAATTCAAACTTTGCAATTGATGCTGGAGTTACAAAAAATGAAATTATCCTGATAGAGGGTAAAGATTCGCCTTATGTAAACATTGTTACAGTTCTAAAAGGAAATGAAAATGATGAAAGAGTTAAAAAATTGGTAAAAGCATTACAAAGTGAAAAAATTAAAAAACATATTGAAGAAAAATATGAAGGTAGAGTAATTCCTGCGTTCTAA